One genomic segment of Desulfomicrobium sp. ZS1 includes these proteins:
- the upp gene encoding uracil phosphoribosyltransferase: MAVFVADHPLIKHKLGLMRKHDISTKNFRELASEVARLLTYEATKDLETEKKTVQGWAGPVMVDVIKGKKITVVPILRAGLGMQDGVLDLIPGAKVSVVGFYRNEETLQPVEYYVKLAKNINKRMALILDPMLATGGTLDATIRCLKNAGCTSIRGLFLVAAPEGLKRITEAHPDVDIYVAAVDERLNENGYILPGLGDAGDKIFGTK, translated from the coding sequence ATGGCAGTATTCGTGGCGGACCATCCACTCATCAAGCACAAGCTCGGACTCATGCGCAAGCATGACATCAGCACCAAGAATTTTCGGGAACTCGCGTCCGAAGTCGCCAGACTGCTGACCTACGAGGCCACCAAAGACCTGGAAACCGAAAAGAAGACCGTGCAAGGGTGGGCCGGACCCGTCATGGTGGACGTCATCAAGGGCAAGAAGATAACCGTCGTGCCGATCCTTCGCGCGGGCCTGGGCATGCAGGACGGCGTGCTTGATCTGATCCCCGGCGCCAAAGTCAGCGTTGTCGGTTTCTACCGCAATGAAGAGACCCTGCAGCCCGTGGAATACTATGTGAAGCTGGCCAAAAACATCAACAAGCGCATGGCTCTGATTCTCGATCCCATGCTGGCCACGGGCGGAACCCTGGACGCGACCATCCGCTGCCTGAAGAACGCCGGCTGCACCAGCATCCGCGGCCTCTTTCTGGTCGCGGCGCCCGAAGGCTTGAAACGCATCACCGAGGCGCACCCCGACGTGGACATCTACGTCGCGGCCGTGGACGAGCGCCTGAACGAAAACGGCTACATCCTGCCAGGCCTTGGCGACGCCGGGGACAAGATCTTCGGCACCAAATAG
- the hisA gene encoding 1-(5-phosphoribosyl)-5-[(5-phosphoribosylamino)methylideneamino]imidazole-4-carboxamide isomerase, which produces MNIFPAVDIKDGKCVRLRQGAEDQVTVFSDDPVAMARQWVEAGTRWLHVIDLDGAFSGTPRNMELIRELCSAVSIPVQLGGGIRSLDVAGKYLEAGVTRLIIGTVALEDPALFRELCQAYPGRIGVSLDARDGHLKTKGWVEDAGKTVADVVPELEAAGAAFFIYTDISRDGMQSGVNIPALESLLGMTDRPVLIAGGISTLEDVQAVHPLAERGLAGVITGKAIYAGSLDLKAALDWLAAQN; this is translated from the coding sequence ATGAACATATTTCCGGCGGTGGACATAAAGGATGGCAAGTGCGTGCGCTTGCGTCAGGGGGCTGAAGATCAGGTCACGGTTTTTTCCGACGATCCGGTGGCCATGGCCCGGCAGTGGGTAGAGGCCGGGACCAGATGGCTGCACGTCATCGATCTTGACGGGGCTTTCAGCGGCACGCCGCGTAACATGGAACTGATTCGCGAGCTGTGTTCCGCCGTGTCCATCCCCGTGCAGCTCGGCGGCGGAATCAGGAGCCTTGATGTCGCGGGCAAGTATCTGGAAGCCGGGGTGACGCGCCTTATCATCGGCACCGTGGCGCTCGAAGATCCGGCCCTCTTCCGTGAACTCTGTCAGGCCTATCCGGGCCGTATCGGCGTGTCCCTTGATGCCCGCGACGGCCATCTGAAGACCAAGGGCTGGGTCGAGGACGCGGGCAAGACCGTAGCCGACGTGGTGCCGGAACTCGAAGCCGCCGGGGCGGCGTTTTTCATCTACACCGACATCAGCCGCGACGGGATGCAGTCCGGGGTCAACATTCCGGCTCTCGAATCTCTGCTGGGCATGACGGACCGGCCCGTGCTCATCGCCGGCGGCATCTCGACCCTGGAGGACGTTCAGGCCGTGCATCCCCTGGCCGAGCGGGGCCTGGCCGGAGTCATCACCGGCAAGGCCATCTACGCCGGAAGCCTGGACCTCAAAGCCGCCCTGGACTGGCTGGCGGCGCAGAACTAG
- the hisB gene encoding imidazoleglycerol-phosphate dehydratase HisB — protein MHPRTGRIDRQTRETQISVVVNLDGKGVCSVRTGFGFADHMLDLLGHWAGFDLEISCTGDLHIDAHHSLEDIGLCLGNALNMALGERRGIARVGCAKVPMDEALTEVCLDLSGRPYLVYEENVLPAVIAGQEKDLWREFLKSLASKAGMNLHVRMLYGQNGHHLLESVFKGLGLALRQAVRVEREDVLSTKGGLDS, from the coding sequence ATGCATCCTCGTACAGGCCGTATCGATCGCCAGACCCGGGAAACTCAGATTTCCGTGGTCGTCAATCTCGACGGAAAGGGCGTCTGCTCCGTGCGGACAGGCTTCGGATTCGCCGATCACATGCTTGATCTGTTGGGGCATTGGGCCGGTTTTGATCTGGAGATTTCCTGCACGGGCGATCTGCATATCGATGCGCATCATTCTCTGGAGGACATCGGATTGTGTCTGGGCAACGCCTTGAACATGGCCCTCGGTGAGCGTCGCGGCATCGCACGGGTCGGTTGCGCAAAGGTGCCTATGGACGAGGCCTTGACCGAGGTCTGTTTAGATCTTTCGGGAAGGCCCTATCTGGTATATGAAGAAAACGTCTTGCCGGCCGTCATCGCCGGGCAGGAGAAGGATCTGTGGCGTGAATTTCTGAAATCGCTGGCGTCCAAGGCGGGCATGAACCTGCATGTGCGCATGCTTTACGGACAAAACGGTCATCATCTGCTGGAATCGGTATTCAAGGGACTCGGGCTGGCCTTGCGTCAGGCCGTGCGCGTGGAACGCGAAGACGTACTCAGCACCAAGGGAGGTCTTGACTCATGA
- the tatC gene encoding twin-arginine translocase subunit TatC, which translates to MSEERADRDRTQDEAGAEAEEISSASQEEPDSEDPALFDSPETEDLPGESQGDASVDDAGNGESEPIEDSPAHDSDSETGSTEISDTEDAAESASAIAAKGEGGVAAAADEPEEQEPVHEMTFTEHLNELRVRLMRCIIAAFVGLLACYAFAEQLFMLLMQPLLTLLEPSGGALIYTGLPEAFFTHLKVAAIAGLFVASPYIFYQLWMFIAPGLYEGERKYMIPIALFSAICFVTGALFGYYVVFPFGFQFFLGYASDVIKPMPSVKEYFSFSTSMLFAFGFIFELPLFMFFLSALGLVKHATLRKFRKFAILGSFVVAAVLTPPDVVSQCLMAGPLCLLYEVGIWVAYLVEKKKKPKEAPVEEDAAADAKG; encoded by the coding sequence ATGAGCGAAGAGCGCGCCGATCGGGACAGGACTCAGGACGAAGCGGGAGCTGAAGCGGAAGAAATATCTTCCGCGAGTCAGGAAGAACCCGATTCCGAAGACCCCGCTCTTTTCGATTCTCCCGAGACGGAAGATCTCCCTGGCGAGAGCCAGGGGGACGCTTCTGTGGATGATGCGGGGAATGGCGAATCCGAGCCGATTGAAGATTCGCCCGCGCACGATTCTGACTCCGAGACCGGATCGACCGAGATTTCGGACACGGAGGATGCGGCCGAAAGCGCTTCCGCCATCGCGGCCAAGGGCGAGGGTGGCGTCGCCGCCGCAGCGGACGAGCCCGAAGAGCAGGAGCCCGTGCATGAGATGACGTTCACCGAGCACCTGAATGAACTGCGGGTGCGTCTGATGCGCTGCATCATCGCGGCTTTCGTGGGCCTTTTGGCCTGTTACGCGTTCGCCGAGCAGCTCTTCATGCTGCTCATGCAGCCGCTTCTTACATTGCTCGAACCTTCCGGCGGCGCGCTCATCTACACAGGCCTGCCTGAAGCCTTCTTTACCCACCTCAAAGTCGCGGCCATCGCCGGCCTTTTTGTGGCCAGCCCCTACATTTTCTATCAGCTCTGGATGTTCATCGCTCCCGGTCTCTACGAAGGGGAGCGAAAATACATGATCCCCATCGCGTTGTTCTCGGCCATTTGTTTTGTGACCGGAGCACTTTTTGGGTATTACGTGGTTTTCCCGTTTGGTTTTCAGTTTTTTCTGGGTTATGCTTCCGATGTCATCAAACCCATGCCCTCGGTCAAGGAGTACTTCAGCTTCTCGACCAGCATGCTTTTTGCGTTCGGATTTATTTTTGAATTGCCGCTGTTCATGTTTTTTCTTTCGGCCTTGGGGCTTGTGAAGCACGCGACATTGCGCAAATTCCGCAAATTCGCCATACTGGGAAGTTTTGTCGTCGCAGCTGTGCTCACCCCGCCGGACGTTGTCTCGCAGTGCCTCATGGCCGGACCGCTGTGTCTGCTGTATGAAGTGGGCATTTGGGTGGCCTACCTAGTCGAAAAGAAGAAGAAGCCCAAAGAGGCCCCGGTGGAAGAGGACGCGGCAGCGGACGCCAAGGGATAA
- the tatB gene encoding Sec-independent protein translocase protein TatB: MFGIGSTELIVILIVALIVIGPAKLPEMAKSLGKALGEFRRVSTDVKRTIEMEAEQSEQKEKTAQAKKELFPETVAKAPVEPEAAAAQAPDQPAGQSAEEPAVQPSQGEKDKA; this comes from the coding sequence ATGTTTGGAATTGGGTCCACGGAACTTATAGTTATTCTGATTGTCGCACTGATCGTCATCGGGCCGGCCAAGCTGCCGGAAATGGCCAAGTCGCTGGGCAAGGCCCTGGGCGAATTCCGCCGGGTCAGCACCGATGTGAAGCGGACCATCGAAATGGAAGCCGAGCAGTCCGAGCAGAAGGAAAAGACGGCGCAGGCCAAGAAAGAACTCTTTCCTGAAACCGTCGCCAAAGCCCCTGTCGAGCCCGAGGCTGCAGCGGCTCAAGCTCCCGATCAACCTGCCGGGCAGTCCGCCGAGGAACCCGCCGTGCAGCCCTCCCAGGGCGAAAAGGACAAGGCATGA
- the guaA gene encoding glutamine-hydrolyzing GMP synthase encodes MDIQEKVIILDFGSQYTQLIARRTRESGVYSEIHPCTITPQELKALQPSAIILSGGPASVSSPDSPGIDPCIFEWGLPILGICYGMQLMAHVLGGKVAPSLDREYGRSDLHFEGQCPLWETLSDVDKLTVWMSHGDHVLAVPPGFSVMAKTQNIEIAAMADVSRKMYALQFHPEVAHTEQGDEILRNFLFHVVGLKSVWTMSSFVDSMLQALPEQIGDDKVVCGLSGGIDSTVVAVLLNKAIGKNLHCIFVDNGLLRAGEGDEVIGYLRQHFDLNLHYIKAQDKFLSRLEGLEDPEQKRKIIGYTFIEVFEEEAKKIPGVKYLAQGTLYPDVIESISFKGPSAVIKSHHNVGGLPEKMDLALVEPLRELFKDEVRKVAQELGLPDFIVWRHPFPGPGLAIRVIGEITDERLEILRQADKIVQHELIASNWYYKVWQGFAVLLPLKTVGVMGDERTYEHVIALRIVDSIDAMTADWSRIPTDILGRMSSRIINEVKGVNRVVYDISSKPPSTIEWE; translated from the coding sequence ATGGATATACAAGAAAAAGTCATCATTCTGGATTTCGGATCCCAATACACCCAGCTCATTGCCCGGCGCACCCGTGAATCCGGAGTCTATTCCGAGATTCATCCGTGCACCATCACTCCACAAGAGCTCAAGGCCCTGCAGCCCAGCGCCATCATCCTTTCCGGCGGCCCTGCTTCCGTGTCCAGCCCCGACTCGCCCGGCATCGATCCCTGTATTTTCGAGTGGGGGCTTCCGATCCTTGGTATTTGCTACGGCATGCAGCTTATGGCTCATGTGCTTGGCGGAAAGGTCGCGCCTTCCCTGGACCGCGAGTATGGACGCAGCGACTTGCATTTCGAAGGGCAGTGCCCCTTGTGGGAGACTCTTTCCGATGTCGACAAACTGACGGTATGGATGTCGCACGGCGACCATGTCCTGGCAGTTCCTCCGGGGTTTTCGGTCATGGCCAAGACCCAGAACATCGAGATCGCGGCCATGGCCGATGTCAGCCGCAAGATGTATGCGCTGCAATTCCACCCCGAGGTGGCGCACACCGAGCAGGGCGATGAGATACTCAGAAATTTCCTTTTTCATGTGGTCGGGCTCAAATCCGTGTGGACCATGTCCTCTTTTGTGGATTCCATGCTGCAGGCGCTGCCGGAGCAGATCGGTGACGACAAGGTGGTCTGCGGCTTGTCCGGCGGCATCGATTCCACTGTCGTGGCCGTGCTTCTAAACAAGGCCATCGGCAAGAACCTGCATTGCATTTTCGTCGACAACGGGCTCCTGCGGGCGGGTGAAGGCGACGAGGTCATCGGCTACCTGCGCCAGCATTTCGACCTGAACCTGCATTACATCAAGGCGCAGGACAAATTCCTGTCCCGTCTTGAGGGCCTCGAAGATCCGGAGCAGAAGCGCAAGATCATCGGCTACACCTTCATCGAGGTTTTCGAGGAAGAGGCCAAGAAGATTCCCGGGGTCAAGTATCTGGCCCAGGGCACGCTTTATCCCGATGTCATCGAATCCATCAGCTTCAAGGGTCCCTCCGCGGTGATCAAGAGCCATCACAACGTCGGTGGCCTGCCGGAAAAGATGGACCTCGCCCTGGTCGAGCCCCTGCGCGAATTGTTCAAGGACGAGGTGCGCAAAGTCGCCCAGGAACTCGGCTTGCCCGATTTTATCGTCTGGCGTCATCCGTTCCCGGGTCCGGGTCTTGCCATTCGGGTCATCGGTGAGATCACCGACGAGCGTCTTGAGATTTTGCGTCAGGCGGACAAGATCGTGCAGCACGAGCTGATAGCCTCCAATTGGTACTATAAGGTCTGGCAGGGATTTGCCGTGCTGCTGCCGCTGAAGACGGTCGGCGTCATGGGTGACGAACGGACTTACGAACACGTCATCGCCCTGCGCATTGTCGACTCCATCGATGCCATGACCGCCGACTGGAGCAGGATTCCGACAGATATCCTCGGACGGATGTCGAGCAGGATCATCAATGAAGTCAAAGGGGTGAACCGCGTGGTCTACGACATTTCGTCCAAGCCGCCGAGCACGATCGAGTGGGAATAG
- the guaB gene encoding IMP dehydrogenase, translating to MDKFLGKALTFDDVLLVPAYSEVTPDQVVLNTRLTPAIELNIPFLSAAMDTVTESRMAISLARAGGIGIVHKNMTVEQQALEVVKVKKSESGMIVDPITVAPDDTVGHALELMRDYRISGLPVVLGDHLVGIVTNRDVRFVTDMAAKVSEVMTSKKLITVPVGISLEDAKRHLHDNRIEKLLVVDDGNKLKGLLTIKDIDKVRKYPNACKDEMGRLRVGAAVGVGAGRAERVEALVKAGADVLVLDSAHGHSRNILNAVRATKTEWPDVQLIAGNVATYEGAKALIAAGVDAVKVGIGPGSICTTRIVAGVGVPQITAIMECVRACREAGRCCIADGGVKFSGDVVKALVAGADTVMMGSMFAGTEESPGEKILYQGRTYKIYRGMGSIDAMKDGSSDRYFQEGSQKLVPEGIVGRVPYKGSVLETIDQLVGGVRSGMGYLGAKDIEAMQEKAQFVEISAAGLRESHVHDVIITKEAPNYRVDAY from the coding sequence ATGGATAAATTTCTAGGCAAGGCATTGACCTTTGACGATGTCCTGCTTGTTCCGGCGTACTCTGAGGTGACTCCGGACCAGGTCGTTTTGAATACACGGCTGACCCCGGCCATTGAGCTCAATATTCCTTTTTTGAGCGCGGCCATGGATACGGTCACGGAGTCGCGCATGGCCATTTCCCTGGCCCGGGCCGGGGGCATCGGCATCGTGCACAAGAACATGACTGTCGAGCAGCAGGCTCTTGAGGTCGTCAAGGTCAAGAAATCGGAGTCGGGCATGATCGTCGACCCGATCACCGTGGCCCCCGACGATACCGTCGGCCACGCCCTGGAGCTCATGCGCGACTACCGGATCTCCGGTCTGCCGGTGGTTCTCGGTGACCATCTGGTGGGCATCGTCACCAACCGTGACGTTCGGTTCGTGACCGATATGGCCGCCAAGGTCAGCGAAGTCATGACCAGCAAGAAGCTCATCACCGTGCCGGTCGGCATTTCTCTGGAAGATGCCAAGCGTCATCTGCACGACAACCGTATCGAGAAGCTTTTGGTCGTCGACGACGGCAACAAACTGAAAGGGCTGCTGACCATCAAGGATATCGACAAGGTGCGTAAGTACCCCAATGCCTGCAAGGACGAAATGGGCCGTCTGCGTGTCGGTGCCGCTGTGGGCGTAGGTGCCGGACGTGCCGAACGCGTCGAGGCTCTGGTCAAGGCCGGCGCGGATGTCCTTGTTCTGGATTCGGCTCACGGCCATTCCAGAAATATTCTGAACGCGGTCCGTGCCACCAAGACAGAGTGGCCGGATGTGCAACTCATAGCCGGTAACGTGGCCACCTACGAGGGTGCCAAGGCCCTTATCGCCGCCGGAGTCGATGCGGTGAAGGTCGGCATCGGCCCCGGCTCCATCTGTACCACGCGCATCGTGGCCGGTGTCGGTGTGCCGCAGATCACGGCCATCATGGAATGCGTGCGGGCCTGCCGTGAAGCGGGACGTTGCTGCATCGCCGATGGCGGGGTCAAGTTCTCCGGGGATGTGGTCAAGGCCCTGGTCGCCGGGGCGGATACGGTCATGATGGGTTCCATGTTCGCCGGCACCGAGGAAAGCCCGGGCGAAAAAATTCTGTATCAGGGCCGGACCTACAAAATCTACCGCGGCATGGGTTCCATCGATGCCATGAAGGACGGCAGCAGCGACCGCTACTTCCAGGAAGGTTCGCAGAAGCTCGTGCCCGAGGGCATTGTCGGTCGCGTTCCCTACAAAGGGTCCGTGCTTGAAACCATTGATCAGCTTGTCGGCGGGGTTCGCTCCGGGATGGGCTATCTGGGCGCCAAGGACATCGAGGCCATGCAGGAAAAAGCCCAATTCGTGGAGATTTCCGCCGCAGGCCTGCGCGAAAGTCACGTCCACGACGTGATCATCACCAAGGAAGCGCCCAATTACAGGGTGGACGCGTACTGA
- a CDS encoding ABC transporter ATP-binding protein produces MLELRNVCTFYGNIQALHGISLHIDKGEIVSLIGANGAGKSTTLMSICGGVPPRSGEILFEGQPIHEVKADKIVRMGISQVPEGRLIFPEMTVLENLDLGAFLRNDKNGIAQDLEYVFTLFPILAERRKQLGGTLSGGEQQMLAISRALMARPRLLLLDEPSLGLAPIIIAQIFDIIRKVNESGTTVFLVEQNANQALKIAHRAYVMENGRITLEDTGAALLSNEDVKKAYLGI; encoded by the coding sequence ATGCTTGAGCTTAGGAACGTCTGCACATTCTACGGCAATATCCAGGCCCTGCACGGGATTTCCCTGCACATCGACAAGGGCGAGATCGTGTCCCTCATCGGCGCCAACGGCGCGGGCAAGAGCACCACGCTCATGTCCATCTGCGGCGGAGTTCCCCCCAGAAGCGGCGAGATCCTGTTCGAGGGTCAGCCCATTCATGAGGTCAAGGCGGACAAGATCGTGCGCATGGGCATTTCGCAGGTGCCCGAAGGACGACTCATTTTTCCGGAAATGACGGTCTTGGAAAATTTGGATTTGGGGGCTTTTCTGCGCAACGACAAGAACGGCATCGCCCAGGATCTGGAGTATGTGTTCACGCTCTTCCCCATTCTGGCCGAACGCCGTAAGCAATTGGGCGGGACCCTGTCCGGCGGCGAGCAGCAGATGCTGGCCATCTCCCGGGCGCTGATGGCCCGGCCCCGGCTTTTGCTTCTGGACGAGCCCTCTCTTGGCCTCGCGCCGATCATCATCGCTCAAATTTTCGACATCATCCGCAAGGTCAACGAATCAGGGACCACGGTCTTTCTGGTCGAGCAGAACGCCAACCAGGCACTCAAGATCGCCCACCGGGCCTATGTCATGGAAAATGGTCGCATAACGCTTGAAGACACGGGTGCGGCCCTGCTGTCCAATGAAGATGTCAAAAAGGCTTATTTGGGGATCTGA
- a CDS encoding ABC transporter ATP-binding protein, which translates to MKPVLDVTAVSMNFGGLRALNEVQLEVQSSEIVALIGPNGAGKTTFFNCITSIYEPTEGEVWFTPRDGARTKVNGLKPNLVTELGMARTFQNIRLFKNMSVLENVMIARHCRTKAGIWGALLRSSGVLREEKEIVDRSYELLKYMGLHKFYKELACNLPYGAQRRLEIARALATDPTLLLLDEPAAGMNPQETETLKHLVFKIRDEMDMAILLIEHDMSMVMSLSERIYVMEYGCLIASGTPSEISSDPRVIKAYLGEEAHA; encoded by the coding sequence ATGAAACCGGTACTCGACGTCACGGCTGTGTCCATGAATTTCGGAGGCCTGCGCGCTTTGAACGAAGTGCAGTTGGAGGTCCAATCGAGTGAGATCGTAGCTCTTATCGGCCCCAACGGAGCGGGCAAAACCACGTTCTTCAACTGCATCACCAGCATCTACGAGCCAACCGAGGGCGAGGTCTGGTTTACGCCCCGGGATGGAGCACGGACCAAGGTCAACGGTCTCAAACCCAATCTGGTCACCGAGCTCGGCATGGCCCGGACTTTTCAGAATATCCGTCTTTTCAAGAACATGAGCGTGCTCGAAAACGTCATGATCGCCCGTCATTGCCGGACCAAGGCCGGCATATGGGGCGCGCTTCTGCGTTCTTCCGGAGTGCTTCGCGAAGAGAAGGAGATCGTGGACCGTAGCTACGAACTGCTCAAATACATGGGGTTGCATAAATTCTACAAAGAGCTGGCCTGCAACCTGCCTTATGGCGCCCAGCGCCGTCTTGAAATCGCCCGCGCCCTGGCCACCGATCCGACGCTTCTTCTGCTCGATGAACCCGCAGCGGGCATGAACCCGCAGGAAACCGAGACGCTCAAGCACCTGGTTTTCAAGATTCGAGATGAAATGGACATGGCGATCCTGCTCATCGAGCACGATATGAGCATGGTCATGAGTCTTTCGGAGCGGATTTACGTCATGGAATACGGTTGCCTCATTGCAAGCGGCACCCCGTCCGAGATCAGCAGCGATCCTCGGGTCATCAAAGCCTACCTCGGGGAGGAAGCGCATGCTTGA
- a CDS encoding branched-chain amino acid ABC transporter permease produces the protein MNELKKSILVSLWFMFLTFPLMVIRVNTIDKTVIWRWENMAWIGIGSFVLSFVWRWAMRRKEAGDAVAASGEKKTGKLAEMANNPALTTTFRALFLVVFLVTPWLVTTYQTNILISFLLYVVLGLGLNIIVGVAGLLFLGHAAFYAIGAYSYALLNQYFGLGFWVALPLGGVIAALAGIALAFPVLRLRGDYLAIVTLGFGEIVRLVLENWSDLTGGPSGISNIPRPGLFDAKLSVADANIYIYYIVLVLAIITIIAVTRLKDSRIGRALQALREDEIACEAMGIDRVGVKVMAFGLGTAWAGFAGVIFAAKTTFINPASFTFFESAIILSIVVLGGMGSNLGVILGSAFLVLLPEYLRAFSEYRMILFATAMVLMMVFRPQGLIPAKGRSYTVDDPELNAANGGRI, from the coding sequence ATGAACGAGTTGAAAAAATCCATCCTGGTCAGCCTGTGGTTTATGTTTCTGACTTTTCCCCTCATGGTCATTCGCGTCAACACCATCGACAAGACGGTGATTTGGCGCTGGGAGAATATGGCCTGGATCGGGATCGGCAGTTTTGTGCTGTCCTTTGTGTGGCGGTGGGCCATGCGCCGCAAGGAAGCGGGAGACGCGGTGGCGGCTTCCGGAGAAAAGAAGACCGGAAAACTGGCGGAGATGGCCAATAACCCAGCCCTGACCACTACTTTCCGGGCGTTGTTTCTGGTTGTTTTTCTGGTCACCCCCTGGCTGGTGACCACGTATCAGACCAACATCCTCATTTCCTTTCTGCTTTACGTGGTGCTCGGGCTTGGGCTCAACATCATTGTCGGCGTGGCCGGACTTCTTTTTCTCGGGCATGCGGCCTTTTACGCCATCGGTGCGTATTCCTACGCGCTCCTGAACCAGTATTTCGGCCTTGGTTTCTGGGTCGCGCTGCCTCTGGGCGGCGTGATTGCGGCCCTGGCCGGCATTGCCCTGGCCTTTCCCGTGCTGCGGCTGCGCGGCGACTATCTGGCCATCGTTACCCTCGGGTTTGGCGAGATCGTGCGGCTGGTGCTGGAAAACTGGAGCGATCTGACGGGGGGACCTTCGGGCATCTCGAATATCCCGCGTCCGGGCCTTTTCGATGCCAAGCTCTCCGTTGCGGATGCGAATATCTACATCTATTACATTGTGCTGGTGCTGGCCATCATTACCATCATTGCCGTGACCCGCCTCAAGGATTCGCGCATCGGCCGCGCTCTGCAGGCCCTGCGTGAAGACGAGATTGCGTGCGAAGCAATGGGCATCGACCGCGTCGGAGTGAAGGTCATGGCTTTTGGACTGGGCACGGCCTGGGCCGGGTTCGCCGGAGTCATTTTCGCAGCCAAGACCACCTTCATCAACCCGGCCAGCTTCACCTTTTTCGAATCGGCCATCATTTTGTCCATTGTCGTTCTGGGCGGGATGGGCTCAAATCTCGGGGTCATCCTCGGCTCCGCTTTTCTGGTGCTTTTGCCCGAATATCTGCGCGCCTTTTCCGAGTACCGCATGATCCTTTTCGCCACGGCCATGGTGCTGATGATGGTCTTTCGGCCCCAGGGACTGATCCCGGCCAAGGGGCGGTCCTACACCGTGGACGATCCTGAACTGAACGCGGCCAATGGAGGACGTATCTAG
- a CDS encoding branched-chain amino acid ABC transporter permease, translated as MDWQYFLELFLGGLTRGSIYALIAIGYTMVYGIIELINFAHGEVYMLGAFVGLIIASVLGIMGFPAPAILVIAAVVAIIYCAGYGYTMEKIAYKPLRGAGRLSPLISAIGMSLFLQNYIILAQTSDFLPFPRLIPDFDFIEPIAHVFGSSDFVIVVTSAFSMAGLTLFIKYTKMGKAMRATAQNPKMAMLLGVDSDRVISITFILGSSLAALGGVLIASHVGMVNFAIGFLAGIKAFTAAVLGGIGSIPGAMLGGLFLGLSESFATGYISSDYEDVFAFTLLVVFLIFRPSGIMGKAKVEKV; from the coding sequence ATGGACTGGCAATATTTCTTGGAACTTTTTCTGGGCGGCTTGACCCGAGGGAGCATCTACGCTCTCATCGCCATCGGCTACACCATGGTTTACGGCATCATCGAGCTCATCAACTTTGCCCATGGCGAGGTTTACATGCTCGGTGCCTTCGTGGGCCTGATCATTGCCAGCGTGCTCGGGATCATGGGTTTTCCCGCGCCTGCCATCCTGGTTATCGCCGCGGTGGTGGCGATCATCTACTGCGCGGGATACGGGTATACCATGGAGAAGATCGCCTACAAGCCCCTACGCGGGGCAGGCCGCCTCTCGCCGCTCATTTCCGCCATAGGCATGTCCCTGTTTCTGCAGAACTACATCATCCTGGCTCAGACTTCCGACTTTCTGCCATTTCCGCGCCTGATCCCGGATTTTGATTTCATTGAGCCCATTGCCCACGTCTTCGGGTCCTCGGACTTCGTCATCGTCGTCACCAGCGCATTCTCCATGGCCGGGCTGACCCTGTTCATCAAGTACACCAAGATGGGCAAGGCCATGCGCGCGACGGCTCAGAACCCCAAGATGGCCATGCTGCTCGGAGTCGATTCGGACAGGGTCATCTCCATCACCTTCATCCTCGGTTCGTCCTTGGCGGCCCTGGGCGGCGTGCTTATCGCCTCGCATGTCGGCATGGTCAATTTCGCCATCGGCTTTCTGGCTGGCATCAAGGCCTTCACGGCCGCTGTTCTGGGCGGCATCGGGTCCATCCCCGGAGCCATGCTCGGCGGATTGTTTCTGGGCTTGTCGGAAAGTTTTGCCACCGGCTACATTTCAAGTGACTATGAAGACGTCTTCGCCTTCACCCTGCTGGTGGTCTTTCTGATCTTCCGGCCGTCGGGAATCATGGGCAAGGCCAAGGTAGAGAAAGTATGA